Genomic segment of Falco peregrinus isolate bFalPer1 chromosome 5, bFalPer1.pri, whole genome shotgun sequence:
GGGATTCAGATCTGGCTGGTGGTTCAAGCCAACTGCTTGGGTTGAAATAAGAGTGTAGCACCCACCAGTCCTGCTCCCCCTTCCCGCGTTTTAGAGGAGTTACTCACCTTGGTAGAGAAATAAAGATGCTTGTGGAATGTTAAATACCTCCCCAAAGCCCCTGTTGCTGATGAGTGGCTCCTGCACCTCGTTCCCTAGTACATGCAGTGACCTTTTAGAAATGTTGTACATTGTGGTCGTATCTAAATGTCTTCTCTCCCGGGAGCATCTTGTAGAGATAGAGATTCAGACATGACGTCtatcaagaagaaaagcagattgCGGCCAATCTGTGGCTGCCTGTGCAGTATTGCCTGGGCCACGTGCTCAAGAATCATAAGGTTGACTCTAAAAATAAGCCATGGCTTCTTTCAAGTTGTCTCCTTGGTGTCTTAGCTCATTAGGGAATCCTCATTTCTGGGTTTTCGCAGCATTTGTGAGGGTTGGGAGTTTCCACGTGGGAGGAAAAGTGGAGAGTCCTGTGGTTTCGACTGTTGAGGACTCAGCTAGGACTCAGGATGGGATCACAGGGTGGGAAGACAGCTCCGTTAAGACATCAGTCGTGGCTTTTGCTGGGTAGAAAGGGTAAATCCTGCCTCTGCTGAAAGCTCACACAGCCTTCGTGCTCCAGCATTGTCTCGGCTGGCCCCGAAACCTGGGGCCGTTGAGCAGGGGGAGACGAGTGggatgcagcagctgccagtcACCTGAGTAACTCCCTTCTACAGAAGGTTTCCACGCTGTTCGAGCAGTCCCTTGAAGTCACGCTTCGGGACACTTTCTGCAGTGGcccagcaggagctggtctCCTCACAGACATCTCTCCTCCGACACTTTCTTCTTCCATCTCTGTGAGTCGTCAGGAAAGCCTGTTTCTGTTTGAGCCGGCTCAGGAGGGTGACTCTTAGGAGGACAGCCACCACGGGTccctgctgggctctgccatGGCTGTTGGTTGCAGTCACTTGGCTGCCTGGTGCCCCGGGGAGCCCCGACCTTGGGGCATTTGCCAGGTCTTGCAGGCACGAGCCACCGCGGCGTGGGAGCACCCACCGTACGGagcctgctggctgccctcctgctgcggaggctgccccgccgcccacccAGCCACTCGGTTGTCCCCGCCGCTGCTCCcgctctgcctcctgcctgctcccacccgGCTTTGCAGGGAGCTGAACTGACCCAGAAAAACATGCTGTggagtggcagagctggaagaatTTGTTTCCCAGCCAGACTCTGATGGGATTAGGAATAACTCTCTGCTAGATAATTCTCCATTAGGTCTGGTGattgattttcttccttcttatccccagctctctcctcctctccctgtttCAGCTGGATTATTCTCATGCTTGGTTTGCTAATTGCCTGATCACTAGAGCCTCGCTAGAGCAAGGCGCAGGCACGTCACTGGCCTCCTCTGACCCTCCAAGTTTTCTGCCTCTTTGTTTATGCCTCAGATCTGATCTATTCTCCTCCACTCCCCAGCATAAGCAGAATTGTTTCTGCTGCCCTCAGCAGAGGGAGAAACCTGCTGGTGTCACTCCTACAGCCAGGGATGCTCCTTCAGCTCCTCCCCATCATCTCCATCCTCCCCATGCCCCCTGGTCTTTCCTGTGGGTTTTCCAAGCTCAGCGTGGCCACATACCCATTGGTTTTGCAGACTCCAGGCAATGGATAAAGTAAAACTGCAAGAGCCACAGGTTTATTTTTGGGTGGTGGCAGGAGAAACCCTGGAGACACTGAGCAGCACAAGATCGCCTTCGGTCCCTGTTTCAGTGCCCTTGGAAAATGTCCCTGGTGACTGTGCTCTGCTGTGAGCAAAGCCACCTGCAGCCGTGGCTGGAAATACATGGTTCAAATCCCTGACTTCACGTTTGGGCAcggattttttttgtatcagcTCTGAAAAATGCCTAAAATTGCCCCGGGGGGCCAGTGTCAGCCTGCAGGTGCTACAGGTTGATTTGGGCAGCATCACCAGTGAGAGCTGAGCACGAAGCAGACATCCCGGGGGCTCTGGGTGTCTCCGTTGCAACCCAAGACCCCCGCGGGCAGGCTGTGCTTTTGCTGGTTGTTGCAGGGTATAAATAGGGGCGCGGGGTTTTCtagtggggaggaaggagcaggcGTCTGGATGGGTTTTGGCACAGGACTGGGGAGCTGGGCTCCTTTTTGGGTCTTGAAGGGCTCTGGCTCTGGGCTTCCCCATGCCAAGGCTCCCACCCGGAGGCAAAGCCCAGAGCTCAGCCTGGCACCCACCCGTGGGAGTTGGTGGAGTCCCCGTTCAGCGCGCGCGTCCTCCGCTCCAAGCCGGCAGCTCCGAGTGGTTTGAGTCCCAGCCGAGCCATCGAGCCTGCTTGATGCAGCTGTACCCCATTCCTGGGAACGCAGAGTTCATCTAGTTGATAACCCAGGACCGGGGAGCACAGGCAGTTTGTGCTGATGGAGAGTCCGGCGCTCTGCCCGAGCGGTCTTGGCAAGCTGGAAATAAGCCAGGGGAAATACCACCCTGCTTCGGCAGGGATGCTCGGCCACACCATCCTCCTCCCAAATCCAGTGCAGGGGCTGAGTGGGGCAGTGGCGCCTGCGAGGATGCTGGCACGGCCCCCAGCGAGCACGGAGGTGCCGCTGTCTGCGCCgaagagctgctggcacagagcctggcaggctggggacagcagccgGAGAGCGAGGGCGGccgtgggcaggcagctgggacgCTTcgctgccagggcagggctggctgctggcaagCAGCATCGAGCAGGCAGCGCTCGGGGTGTTTCCAGCAGCGTTTGGCTGCTGGCGGTGTTTGTAGGAGCCCTCTCCTGTCTCATGTCAATTTGGGATGTGCTGGCACGGGTTGCTGGCACTGCCACCTCCCTGTCACCTGTGTGTCAGGGCACACACATCCCCCCCATTGGTGTTTTGAGGATGAGCCTTTCAAAAATGCATGGGGGTCCCAGCATTGCTTTCTGCCCtggtttttccttccctgcctgggGGTCTCCACCCTCCCCTGGGGTCCCCTGCATCCCCTGTCCCAAGCATGTAGCCTCCCCAGGCAGACCTGTGAAGGAGGTGACACAGGctcatccagcagcagcagtggggttCCTGAAGGAGAAGGTCTCGGCAGGACCGTTTTGCATCTTGCAAGTCAATGGTACGATAAAACAAGATGCTTTTTTGACCGAAGCATTTGTACGTGCACGATGTCAAAACAGGGGAACCTAGAAATGTCACCCTTGGCTTATTTTCTGGtctttattcagaaaaaaggaggaatggTGGCTGAGGAGCAATTGCTGTCTGAGGAGCTGAGTGTGCCAAGCGTGTGCCACCAAAGCAGGAGCCGTTCGAAGCGGGTGACAGGGATTTGCCGCCTCCGTTTCCCGGAGCAGCGGTGGTGAGGCAGCGAAACCCCACCTGTGAGCTGGGGTGGCTGGCAGCTGAGCATCTGCGAACCGGGTGGCTGGGGAGCACCGTGCTGGGGTGGCTGGAACAAAACAGGCTCAGTGGCCACCTGtcctggtggggagggggggaaggagctgggggctgctcccaggggcTCTGAGTTAGCCAAAGGTGGTCTGCTTGGCTTCCCCACCCTGTGCCACAGCCCCTCAGCCGCAGGCTTTCCCGGCTCtgttccccagccctgcaggcagcaggcgtgttatttttaaaaataaattaaatgtgaaGAAGAGCCTGTATCTAGGCCTTCAACTGGAGTCTTAATTGGCCTCAGTCCCCGGGGACGAGGTGAGCCCTGGAGAGCACCGCGCTGTCGGAGTCATGAGCTATTAATAGCCAGTGGgctcagctctgtgctgggctctgcccgGGCTGGATGGGGACCATGGGGTCCCAGTTGTCACTGCAGGGGACACGAGGTCTCCACAGCTGGGGCAGCTTCTGTGGGATGTTCCGGGGCCAGCAGAGACCCCCACTCCAGAGCGTGTATCCACCTGGATTTGCTGGGAGGGGAAGCTCATCCAGCACCCATTAATCCCCTGCTGTGGGGTTTGCTGAGGGTGTCGGGGCCGTGCCCAGCTCCACCagagcacccatgggtgctctgctgcagctgcggAGCGGGGAGGATAGCCATGGGCCATGGCTCCTGCTCCCCGGCTGCCGGGTAAAACAACGCCAGCGGGTTTGTACCTCTGCTTGGAGGATCAGGTGGCCAGAGTAGTAACCAAAAGTGGAGTATGGTTACCGCGGGCTCATTCATAATAAACACGGCAGTGAGCTGGCGTGCTCACGGGCTGCCTCAGCACcgtggctgtgggcaggggaaggggccagatcCACCCCCAGCCCGTGGGGGACGTGATGGCAGGCACAAGATACAGCCAAGCATAGAGATGCTACCTAGAAAAAATGCGTCACAGTCAACTGGGAAGGTGTTTTTCCTGTGGGATTGCAGGTCGTGCCCGAGTGCATCCTGCCCAttcagccctgcagcagagcaggagcagagccttCTGAAGTGGGGGGACCAAGGAagccaccaccccccccccatcccagaGCCAGCTCGGGTTCCCAAGGCCACCAGCCAGGCAGAGCCGAACGCAAAATGCTCTTGGCATGGCTGTGAGCAGCCTCCCCGAAGGCAGAAGCTGCCAAGCAGCTCCAGCCACATCCCTCCTCCAGTGCTTGGGGGGCATTTGGGGACCCCCAGTCACTGGACAGGGGGGTTTGGGTGCAATGGTGAAGCCTGAGCACTGCTGGAGGGGGCTGCATAGCTGGCGAGGGGGTAAGAAGGGGCTGGGGCATCAAGGGCATCTCTGGTCCCACCCCACTGTCCTCCAGCAAGGAAATGTGATGCTGCATCCCACCCGGCTGCTGGTCCCCTCCCTGTGGTTGTGTGAAAAATGGGAACACTTCCCTCTCGgctggaagaaaaagggaaatgtgGCAAGATTAAGGCAcgcaccaaaaaaaaaaaaaagtcatggaTTCATAGAATAGGAAAAGccatggaatcatttaggttggaagaaGCCTGTGATGGGCTGAGCGGCTCCGGACATCGCATCCTCccgtcccccctccccacattTGGCTGGGCTCTGGCAGCCATGTTTGGGGTCCCTGATGGACCCAGAGGGACAGAAGTGAGGGGGTGGGGGCTTGGGCAAGGAAACAAGGTCCAGCGCTCCCCGGAGCCAGGGCTTGGGCTTCCCTGAAGGCAGAAGGGCTggagccagcctggctgcctcTCGGGTACTGCACACCAGTTTGTCCCAGTGCTGTGGGAGTGATGGGATGTGGTCCCCTGTGCTTGAGGGGTCGGTGCCCCACTGCCCCTTCAAACCATCAGTCTGGCCGTGCTGAAAATTTGGAAAACAGCGAAGGCAGGGCTCGGAGTCTGTGAGCGGAGATGTCCCAGGGACAGGCAGGTTTGTCCCCGGTGAGGGCCGCTGGAGCGCAGGTAAACACTGTCgatggagagcagctgggaagagggaTGCTCTTGCCTCCTGCCCATGAGGTGCAGTGGCCAGGAGACACCTGGGAGGgcacaaagcaaataaacccTGGCAGTGAGGAGGTGGAGGAGTCAGaggtggaagaggaggaggaggagggggaggaagaggagaaggaggggcTGCCAGGACATGGTGAGCATCTCCCCATGGAGGCAGGCATGCCAGGATGCATGCAGGCCCAGAAAtaccccacagcaccccaacCAAGCAGCTCTGCCACTTAATTAGGTTAATGACAGTGCTTCATTATGGAAAGGGGGACTGTGCGAGTGCGTTTCCGGGTGCAGTGGCAGCCCAGCGGCTTTGGGGCGCGGAAAGGGACGGGCAGTGGGaaaggggaagcagagaaaagggaaagcaacAGCCAAGTGCTAATCCCTGGAAAGGAGGGCAGCCAGGGCACCACGCTGCGCAGGGTCAGCATTAATCCCTCTGCTGTGAAGATTGTGCCGCAGCTGCCTTAATCTCCACTCCGAGAGGGCgatgctggggacagggatgggagGACAGGTCCCTACGTGCAGCACTGAGCATCCCCTGTCCTGGGGGACCTCACGGAGCCCAGGGCTTGGGAAGGATTTGTGCTGCCAGATAAGACCTcgctgcagctgcagggggagCCGAGGACATGTGGCATCCCACCTGTGTCATGAGTTTGCAAGGCCTCTGGCTGCATCTCTCTGCTCCTACACTGCCCTTTCACAAACCTCTCCTCCTGCCTCGGTTCCTGTGCTCTCCCAACAGAATGTGCGGGCAGTGGGGCTTGTTTACCCCAGGTTTGCATGGGGCACAATCACAAGGTCACCCATTAGATGCTGAGAGTGGGGTCCAGTGGGTTtcctggggggtgctggggcctTACCAGCACCACAGACCACGGTCTGGGGAGCATTTTCCAATCTCAGCCCACAGACGGGTGATCTGGGGCTGGGTAGGACTTTGTTAGCCTCCCCCAGGCTTGCCACTCACTCTGCATCTCTCTTCCTTCCAGGCACATGGGGGAACAGTAGTGAGCCCGTAAGACCATGCTCTACACAATGACATGGTGGCTTCTGGTCCTGGTCCTCCACCTGGTCCTCCTGAGCCCCCCGCAGGtggcagcctgccctgcccgctGCGAGTGTGCCCCGCAGATCAAGTCGGTGGTGTGCCACCGCAAGCggctcacctccatccctgagGGCATCCCCACCGAGACCAAGATCCTGGAGCTCAACAAGAACCGCATCCGCTGCCTGAACCCGGGGGACCTCTCCCCATACCcgctgctggaggagctggattTCAGTGAGAACATCATCTCCAATGTGGAGCCGGGCGCTTTCAGCAACCTGTTCAACCTGCAGACCTTGCGGCTGCGGGGGAACCAGCTCAAGCTCATCCCACCAGGGGTCTTCACCAAGCTGACCAACCTCACGCTCCTGGACATCAGCGAGAACAAACTCGTCATCCTGCTGGATTACATGTTCCAGGACCTGCGAAACCTGAAGAGCCTGGAGGTGGGCGATAACGACTTGGTGTACATCTCCCAGCGGgccttctcagggctgctcGGCCTGGAGCAGCTGACCATCGAGAAGTGCAACCTGACCTCCATCTCAGCGGAGTCACTCTCCTACCTCCAGAACCTGGAGGTGCTGCGGCTCCGGCACCTCAGCATCTCTGCACTGGAGGACCAAAACTTCAAGAAGCTCTACaacctcctgcagctggagatTGACAACTGGCCGCTGCTGGAAGACGTCTCCCCCACCAGCTTCCAGGGCCTGAACCTCACCTCGCTCTCCATCACCTACACCAACATCACAGCCGTGCCTGCCGCTGCCTTGAGGAACCTGGTGTACCTCCGGTACCTGAACCTGTCCTACAACCCCATCAGCACTGTGCAGAAGGGCTCCTTTAAAGACCTCATCCGGCTCCAGGAGCTCCACATTGTGGGCGCTCTCTTGATATCCGTGGAGCCGCAGGCTTTCTCCGGCCTGAGACAAATCCGGCTGCTCAACCTCTCCAGCAACTTTCTCTCCACGCTGGAGGAGAGCACCTTTCACTCCGTCAACACGCTGGAGACACTGCGGGTGGATAGGAACCCCCTGGCCTGCGACTGCCGCCTCCTCTGGATCCTGCAGCGGCGGAAGACGCTCAACTTCGACGGGCAGCAGCCCATGTGCTCCTCGCCCCCTGAAATCCAGGGCAATGCCCTGCGCGACTTCCCAGACTCTGTGCTTTTCGAGTACTTCACCTGCCAGAAGCCCAAGATCCGGGATCGGAAGCTGCAGCACGTGACAGCCCAGGAGGGGCAGTCCGTGTCCTTCCTTTGCCGGGCAGACGGGGAGCCAGACCCCTCCATCGCCTGGGTGTCCCCCCAGCACCGCATGATCACCACCCGCAGCACGGGGCGGGTGACCGTGCTGCCTGGGGGCACCTTGGAGATCCGCTTCGCCCAGGTGCAGGACAGTGGCACCTACATCTGCATCGCCAGCAACGCAGGCGGCAACGACACCTACTTCGCCACCCTGACAGTCAAGGGTCGCCCAGCTGATGGCTCCCGCTACGCAAACCGGACTTTATACCTCAGCGAGTTCAATGACACCTCCCACAATGACACGCAAGTCTTCTTGAAGTTTACGTTGGACCTCAAGACCATCCTGGTCTCCACGGCCATGGGCTGCATCACCTTCCTGGGCGTGGTgctcttctgcttcctcctcctcttcgtctggagccggggccgggggcagcaCAAGAACAACTTCTCAGTGGAGTACTCCTTCCGCAAGGTGGACggtcccaccaccaccactggcCAAGGAGGAGCCAGAAAGTTCAACATGAAGATGATCTGAGCCTCTCCCAGAAGAGAACCGTTGTCTGCTGCCTGGGCCCGGGCACGGCCACGGCGGAACGGGGTCGAAGGGGTGGTGGGAGCACCAGGGACGTCCCAGGGCTGGTGGCGGGACCTCGCAGTGCTGGGACACAGACGGAGACATGGCAGAGGTGCCGTGGGCCAGCAGGGTCAGAACCACATGGACCTTAGGGGCGGGGAGCGATGGCCATGGCTGTCCCGGCCCTGTGGTGAGCCCTTGGGGCACAATGGCTCAGCAGCCGTCGCAGCTCCAGGGGCTCCCGATGTAGCCAACATTTTTGCTA
This window contains:
- the LINGO3 gene encoding leucine-rich repeat and immunoglobulin-like domain-containing nogo receptor-interacting protein 3, whose amino-acid sequence is MLYTMTWWLLVLVLHLVLLSPPQVAACPARCECAPQIKSVVCHRKRLTSIPEGIPTETKILELNKNRIRCLNPGDLSPYPLLEELDFSENIISNVEPGAFSNLFNLQTLRLRGNQLKLIPPGVFTKLTNLTLLDISENKLVILLDYMFQDLRNLKSLEVGDNDLVYISQRAFSGLLGLEQLTIEKCNLTSISAESLSYLQNLEVLRLRHLSISALEDQNFKKLYNLLQLEIDNWPLLEDVSPTSFQGLNLTSLSITYTNITAVPAAALRNLVYLRYLNLSYNPISTVQKGSFKDLIRLQELHIVGALLISVEPQAFSGLRQIRLLNLSSNFLSTLEESTFHSVNTLETLRVDRNPLACDCRLLWILQRRKTLNFDGQQPMCSSPPEIQGNALRDFPDSVLFEYFTCQKPKIRDRKLQHVTAQEGQSVSFLCRADGEPDPSIAWVSPQHRMITTRSTGRVTVLPGGTLEIRFAQVQDSGTYICIASNAGGNDTYFATLTVKGRPADGSRYANRTLYLSEFNDTSHNDTQVFLKFTLDLKTILVSTAMGCITFLGVVLFCFLLLFVWSRGRGQHKNNFSVEYSFRKVDGPTTTTGQGGARKFNMKMI